GGAGCCAACTTCAGTATACATTTGGGTTAAACAATAATCTTATTTTATAAATAAAATTAAACGTAAGGGTAGGCAATTTGTCTGCCCTTATTTTTTGTCTCAACTAATTTTCAATTGAAATATTAAAAGTCACACACCCAAACTACTCACACTCAATAACAATGTATAAAAACACAATTCGTCAAGTACTTTTTTATCAATACAACTGTATAAAAACATTGTATTAAAGTATCCCTAACATATTCTAACGCTACATTTCTTGTCTATTTTTCAACTTATATTTGACCTTAACCTTATTTTAATGAAAGCCATTTTCTCATTCGATATAAGAAAGAAAGTACTTTCAAGCTAAATAACTACAATCAAAAAGATGGATACAAACAAGCTTTTAGCTTACGAGAGTCGTAAAGCTAACCCTACTACAATCTGGTTACTATTTTTATTCTTAGGCTGGTCGTATGGCTCTCTAGACAAAATGGGAAAACAAATCTTTTACTACCTTACTTTAGGTGGACTAGGTTTTTGGGCTCTTATCCGATTGTTCACACTTCATGGTTCTATCAAAGAGTATAATAGAGGAGTTGCTGAGCAAGTCGGGTTGAATGAAGAAGAAATGTTTACCCTCAACCTTATTTAGTACTCTGATAATTCACTATCAAATCACTATAGGCTATTCTATTAAATTAGAGTAGCCTTTTTCTTTTTATCTCGTATACAACAATATATTTTTACTCTAAATAATTTTTCAACTAATGAAAAGTAATACCTACAAACCTCGCTTTAAGCCGTTTTACTTCACATTTTGCCTATTTATTTTGTTATTCTCTGTAACCGTGAGTGTTCGAGTTGTTCGTGTATTTTTCTCTGAACTTAAAGAGTTAGATACTACAATAATTTTAGGTAGCAGTCTTATTCTTTTTGTTCTTCTAGCACTTTCCCTAATTTCTTTTCACTTCATAATAAATTCCATAAAAACTATAAAGTTCAGTGATCAAGGTATTTATTATAGAGACTTTCTAAAGAACAAATCAGAGAAAATAAAATGGAAATATATTAAAGGTTATAGTACAGGGGAAGTAAGTGGGAATATCTCATACGAGTTTCTTATAATACAGATGCATAATTCTAGTTTAGAAATAGAATTGAATAGTCTCAATTATTGGAAATTCTCTGAAATTGAACCTTATCTCAAGTCTAAAACTAAATTCTTAGGTACCGTTTCTTGTAAACAAAATATTTTAGGACAAAATATCTACACATACCATACTAAAAATCAATTCAAAAATACGAAGTCAAAGCACAAGATTTTGAGAGCAAAATGAAAAAAGAATAGGCTATTTCGGAAAAAATGAATCGTTTGATTACGATTCCCACAAACACTCTAGAAACTCATTTTCAACCAAATACAACCCCATTAAATTATCCCCTTTGTTTATCCGTTCATCTTCTACCTACTTTTTAGATTTTGATCGTTCCCAAAATTCTCTCAATATAAAGTAGTAAATCAATAAGGTTATTGCTCCTAAAACCGAAGCATAGATATCATAAACATCCGTCACCTTTGAGGCTAAAAACTGAGGGTATTTTTCTTCATAAATCAAAAATGCGGATATCATTATTGCACTGAAAATCATCAATACATGCCCCTTTAACTTTTCTAACCTAAAGGCAAAAACAACGACAAGTGCACCTCCAATAATAGCTCCTAAAAAATTGGGTAAAGCGCCCAAGACTACAGTAAAAAATGATTCTTCTCCGAATTGAGGTCTGAGCCATTCTTTATTCAAAACAAACAATAAACCTAAAAAAATAATTACCAACACATGAAAACCAGCCAAATATGTTTTTTCAAACTTTGACTCCTTGAAAATTGAATTCTTTTCCATTATTTAGACCAAAAAACTAATCAATAGCTAAACATTGATTTCAACTTAAAAAGAAAAAGCTACCTCATTTTCATGAAGTAGCCTATATTTTATCTCGAAAACTATTTTTCTTAGCAGTACTCTGCAAAAACAGCTTTTAAGTGCTCACCGATCATCTCAGCAGAACGACCTTCGATATGGTGTCTTTCTACGAAATGTACCAACTCACCGTCTTTGAACAATGCAATTGATGGAGACGATGGAGGGTAAGGTAACATATATTCTCTTGCTTTTTGTACAGCCTCACGGTCAACACCTGCAAATACAGTTGCCAATGTTTCAGGTTTCTTTTCAGAGTTAGCTACTGCATGACGTACACCCGGACGAGCTGTACCTGCCGCACAACCACATACTGAGTTGACAACCATCAATACTGTTCCCTCTTGTTTCCCTAGGATTTCATCTACTTGAGCTTCTGTAGTTACGTCTAAAAATCCGTCTGCTACTAGCTCCTCCTTCATAGGAGTTGTTAAATGTTCTGGATACATTCTATCTATTATTTATAAAGTAAATACTAATTAAAATTCGCAGTAACATACTGCATCTTTTTAAACTCATAATTCAAGCTTTTGTTAGCTCAAATCTTATAAAAATCCGAGTTCAAGTTTTGCTGCCTCAGACATCATATCTTGATGGTAAGGAGGCTCGAAAGTAAGATCAAGTGTTACCTCTCCTACTCCTGGGATCGCCTCAATTGCAGCTTTTGTTTCACTTGGAAGTGCTTCAGCTGAAGGACAGTTAGGAGACGTCAATGTCATTTGTACAAAAACATTGTCATTTGGTGGATAAACAGTAATCTCATAGATGAGTCCTAGCTCGTAGATATCCACTGGAATCTCTGGATCAAATACGGTTTTAATCGCAGTGATCACACGATCGCGCATGCTGATTTCTTCGCTCATTTTATATAAAGTAGCTTAAGTTCTTGATTAATTTTTTACTGTGCTATAAGCAATGGCAAACAATTTCATTTGTTTGATCATAGCCGCAAATCCGTTTGAACGTTGCGAACCAATCACACTGCTCATACCTATTTTCTCAATGAAATATAAATCTGCATTCAAGATTTCTTGAGGTGTTCTTTCAGACAATACACGAATCAGTAGGCTGATTAGTCCTTTTGTTATATCCGTATTACTATCTGCTTTATAGATCACTTTCCCATCTACAAGCTCAGTAGTCAACCATACTTTAGATTGGCATCCTTTAATCAGATTTTCATCTTTGTAATGCTCTTCTTCCAAAGCTGGTAACTGTTGCCCAAGCTCCATGATATAGAAAATAATACTCTCTCTATCTTCTCCTAAAAATGAGAAGTCCTCAATAATCGCGTCTTGAATCTGATTTATTTCCATTTGTTATTTTCTCTTCGAATGCTCTCTTTATCTGTTGAAAAAGTGAAATTGTAATTCACTTTCCGTATTCAAAAGTAGAACTTTTTTGTAAAAGTTCTGTTGGCTAAGCTTCATTTAAATTGGTTAACCAAACATTTTCACAATGCGCTCCAATCCTTCTACCAAACGGTCAATTTCTGCTTCGGTATTGTAGAAAGACATAGAGATACGAGCTGTACCTTCTATCCCAAATCTTTTCATCAATGGCTGAGCACAATGGTGTCCCGTACGGATAGCAATACCTCTTGCATCTAGCATCATTCCCAAATCATAAGGGTGAATGGTCTCTGATGTTAGAGAAATCACACTTACTTTTTCTGGAGCTGTACCCAAGATGTTTAGACCATCAATCTTTTCGATTTTGTCTGTAGCGTAGTTCAACAACTCTGTTTCGTAAGCCGCAATTTTGTCTTTACCAATTGCATCTACATATTCCAATGCCAAACGCATCGCGATGGTATCTGCAATGTTTGGTGTTCCTGGCTCAAAACGGAATGGTACATCATTGTAAGTTGTTTTCTCGAAAGTCACTTCCTTGATCATTTCGCCACCCCCCATAAATGGAGGCAATTGTTCAAGCAATTCTTTCTTTCCGAACAATGCGCCAAAACCAGTCGGCCCATAAAGTTTATGCCCAGAAAGTGCATAGAAATCACAATCCAATTCTTGTACATCTACAGGAAGATGAGAACTTGACTGTGCTCCGTCTATCATGACTTTCGCACCAACGGCATGTGCTTTCTTGATAATTTCTCGAACAGGATTGATTGTCCCTAAAGCATTAGATGCATAAACAACCGATACAAGTTTTGTTTTTTCTGAAAGTAATTCATCATAAACGCTCATATCTAATGCTCCATTGTCAAGAACAGGAATAACTTTTAGTGTTGCTCCTTTCTCTTCACAAAGCATTTGCCAAGGCACAATATTCGCGTGATGCTCTATAGCTGAAATGATGATTTCATCACCTTCTTTTACGAACTTCTTTCCAAAAGTCTGAGCGACTAAGTTGATACTTTCAGTTGTTCCTTTTGTGAAAACAATCTCTGCATCTTCTTTTGCATTCAGAAACTTCTGAAGGGCTGTACGAGTATCTTCAAAATGACGAGTTGCTTTATCAGCCATAAAGTGTGCTCCACGGTGAACATTGGAATTGTAACCACGGTAATAACCGTCTAGAGCTTCTATTACTGAAATTGGTTTTTGAGTCGTAGCAGCATTATCAAAATATGCTAAAGGATGACCGTTGACTTCTTGATGAAGGATGGGGAAATCCTTACGAATTTTATCTATATCTAACATTTGATCTCTAGCCTATATTTAGAATCTTTCTATATATAATGACAAAAATAGAAAAAGGTTTTCGGATTATCCTTTCTCATGCTTAAAACCTGTCCTTGAGTCTTTTGTTTTTTTGACTTTTATAAATATTCACTTGTCTTTTTTGGTTATAAAAGTAAATCTGAGTAGAATCAAGCACTCATCTAAACTTTAATACTTGACAAATACGATTATGTCACATACACATCACCACCACGGACATCATCATCACATCCCGAGCGGAAAAAAGCTACTCGGAGTTATTGTATTAAACATACTGATTACAGTCTCTCAGCTTATTGGAGCTATATTCAGTGGAAGTTTGGCTTTGTTATCAGATGCGATGCACAACTTCAGTGACGTAGCAGCCTTAGTCATTAGCTACATCGCAAACCGACTTTCGAGGAAAAACTATACGGCATCAAAATCATATGGATATAAAAGAGCTGAAATTGTTGCTGCTCTTATCAACACGACTGCTCTGATAGGAATCGGAATCTATATCTTAGTAGAAGCTATTGGAAGATTAATTAGCACTCACACAGAAGAAGTACATGGAATGACAGTAGTATGGCTTGCTACATTTAGTATTGCAGCCAATGGACTAAGTGTTATTCTGCTTTCTCAAGATGCTAAACACAATATGAATATGCGTTCGGCATATTTACATTTACTGACCGATACACTTTCTTCTGTGGCTGTACTGGCTGGTGGTCTGATGACCTATTATTATCAGATTTACTGGGTTGATAGTGTTCTTTCAATCATGATTGCAGTTCTCCTTATTTATTCAAGCTGGGGACTGATGACTGAAACTATCCATGTAATCATGCAATTTGCTCCTTCTAATATTGATTTGGTAGAGCTAGAAAAGAGGATTGAAAAAATACCTGGTATAAAAGACATGCATCATGCTCATATCTGGCAATTGAACGACCAAGAAATTCATTTCCAAGCACACATTGATTTGGTTGAGGATTTGAAAACTTCAGAGAACTGTAAACTAATGAATGAGGTCGAGATGATTTTACACAATGAATTCGGCATAGATCATATCATCTTACAGGCAGAATATGGCACTACAGATGATAAAAAGCTGATTGTGCAAGATCATATTTAGTTTTACTACTTCACATTATCATTCCAGTTCAATTATGATTAGAAATGGTAATGTGAAGCATATAACAAAGAGTACATTAACCAATGAAAACCCACTATTCATATTGCTTAAAAGTCTCTATTTTTTGTTAAAATAAATATAGGACAATTTTAAACTTACTAATATTCAACATCTTAAAGCTATAAAATCACTGATTCCCTCTATATCATACCCATTTTCAGTGATCATTTTTAAACAACAGATCTATACCTTTACTCATATCGCATTTATAATCATATAGTTTCAATACTGTATCACTTTCACGAAGGTGTTAACATCTCTTTTTACTCAAATCATTTTACCAATTCATAAACAGAATTGAATTAAGAGGTTACACCTATCCAAAAACTAAAATCAATTATTTACATGACGCTTTAATGCATTTCATATGCACCTCTCTCAAAAGCGTTCAAAAACACTTTAAAGATGAAACTAAAATCTTTGCTTTCATTAGCACTAGTATCATTACTTTTTTTTACAAGTTGTACTAAAGACGAATCAATTTCACTTCAACCAGATGCTAAAGGTTCTAACCAAAGAACCGCAAACGGAGGAAACAATGCATTAGGAATGTGGCTATGGTACCTTGAAGGTACAGGCTACAGTACACATGATGCACTAGCAGACAAACTAGCTACAGTAGGCGTAAATAGAATTTATGTAAAAGTCGGAGATGGTACTAGCCAATGGGATGAGGCTAGTAACACTGCACTTGTGAATGCCTATCGCCAGAAAGGAATTGAGGTTTGGGCTTGGGCCTATAACTACCCAGGTAATGTTCAGACTCAAGCTGACATTCTTTATCAAGCAGCACAAACAGGTTATGAAGGTTTCGTTACTGACATTGAAGTAGAATTTGATGGAAAAACAACAGAGCTACACAGTATCTTCGGTGCATTCAGAACAGCAATCAACGATGCAATCAGTGCAGGACACACAACTTCTGACTTTAAGCTGTATTGTACCTCATGGGGTAACCCTGTAGATCATGGTATGCGTGTAGATATCATTGATCAATACGTTGATGCTCACATGCCACAAACTTATTTGGAAGTATGGGGTAGCAGCTATATGGCAGATCCTACTTATTGGGTTAACTATGGAACTAACGAATACCGTAATGAAGGTTGTGTGAAGCCTATTCACCATATTGTAAGTGCTGAATATGATGTAATCACATCTTCTCAGATCAACACTTTTATTGCCGCTGCTGGCGCAGAAACTTCAGTTTGGAGAATCCCAGGTGAAGGAACACCTCTTTCTATCTGGAATACATTGGAGCTTGTAAACTGGCAAGCAGACCTTGGATATGAGTCTTCCAACCCAACCCCACCATCTGACATTACAGATATTATAGGACATTGGGCGGAAACAGAAATTAATTATATGGTAGCAAATGGTTACATGTCAGGATATGGAGATGGAACTTTCAAACCTAATAATACCCTTACAAGAGCTGAATTTGCGGCAATGCTTGTTTCTACACTTTCTCCAGAGGTAAAACCAGAATATGCTAGCCGTAACTTCAGTGATATTAGTGGACACTGGGCTGAAGATAAAATACTTCAAGCTGCTAGAGCTGGATATTTAGCTGGAAATAGCGATGGCACCTTCAACCCGAATACAAATATTACTAGAACTGAAGTTCTAGCTGTATTGGCAAGTCACCCTAGTGGTATTACAGGTTGTCTTGGAATGCTAAATTCATACACCGATAAAGACAATATTGCTTCTTGGGCAGAACAAGCTATTGCAAATGCAACTGCAAGAGGTCTTGTTGCTAATTACCCTACCAAAACAACTCTTTATCCTAATGAAAATGCATACCGTTGTGAAGCTGTTGTCGGATTATACCAATTGATGGCTGCCGATGGCGTAGCACCTACATACCAAAATCAATACATAGTAGTTCCTGCTTCAGACGCTTGTGATGGTGGAGGGAGTACGGTTCCATACATCGAAGGAGTACCTTATTTCTATCAGTTGAATAACTCTATTAATCCTTACGGATCTTGTCAGAATACTGCAATAGCAATGATTCTTAAGTATTATGGCGCTAATGTAGTACCTGATGATATTTCAAATTACTACGGTACGAGTCAAGCGCAGACAGTTCCCGGATTTGAAACTGTATTCAACTCTGAAGCTGCATATTTCAATCTGAACATTCGTGATAAAGGAACGACACAAGGTAGTGTCCAACAACTACAACAGTTGCTTGCTGATGGAAAACCTACCGCTGCTCATGGTTATACAACAGACTATGGACACCTAATTGTATTCATCGGTTTTGATGGTGAATACTACTATGCACACGATCCTTATGGTTCTTGGAATGAAGTTCCTTACAGTGTGGGTGGTTATTACAACAACAGTACTATTGGAAATACAATTAAGTATCACAAAAGTGCGATAGAGGATGCCTTTGCTCCTGATGGTTATATTTGGTTACATGAAATTGTGGAAGTTACTCAATAGTATTTGAGTTATTTCTCTTAATTCATTCTAACTTAAAAACTCAGTCTTTAGACCTTTTGGGAGGTGATAGAGACTGAGTTTTTTATTTCAAGAAGTTATTTTAAAGTGAATAATCCCCAAAACCAGATATACTCTATATAGTCTGGAAATTATATCTAGTGCAAATGTTTAATAAATCCATTAGAGTGAAATTCTACCTTTACTGACTTCTTCATCTTGAATAAAAAAAGTCTTTAAGCTGCTCCTCAAATAAGCCTTCATCTTTATTTTGAAAAGAAAAATATTCCTTCTTTATATCTTAAGAACTTTCTCTTTTACCTTCTTTTCTTGTACTTATTAATTCTTCAGTACTAAGAGAACATAAAAAAATAGGTAAGACTATCCTTAGAGTTAACGAAGTGAGCGAGTGCAACATCTAAGGATTTCTCTGTGACAGCAGGAGTCTTTAGACTCCAAAATTGACTAAAAAGTCGAGTCTGAAGACTCTGGTATACATTTATGAGTTCTTAGAGTTACTCTAAGAACAGTTTTTTTACCTAAATAGACATGTTCACCTACTTTACTCCCCCTCCAACACTGTAATTTTACATCCTCCTTCCCCATAGCTATAAAAAATCAGCTATTCTTATATAAAGAATACAACGAACACATGTTTCGGTGAAACAGAACACAACAAAAAAGCATCGAACAAATGAATGTCCGATGCTTTAATATATTATCTAGTATAGCTATTACTGAATACTACCTTGAGTAATATCTACCTCCGCTTGAGGTACTGGCCAGTATTTATTAGACTCTGCCCAACCTGTTAGCTTTGTAGCCTTACCTGTACGTACCAAATCAGGGTAACGGTCATTCTCACCAGCAAGCTCCAAACGTCTTTCTAATAAGATAGCTTCCAATAAAGCGTTTCCTGTAAGGTTTTTAGCTCCTAGGCTTCTTACAGCTCTCAACTCATTCAATGCTTGAGCCGCTTCTCCATCAGCACCAGTTCTTTGAGATGCTTCAGCAAAAAGTAAAAGTACTTCTGCATAACGCATCAAACGCATATTATTACCATTGTTTCTGATTTCTTGCGAACGATCAGATGGGCTTACATACATTTTACCTTGGTAGTAACCTGTACGGTCAAATACTAACTTTGACTTACCTTCTTCAACTGCATCCTCTGCTGCTGCAATAGCATCTGCATCACCAGAAATATTTGCAGCTTCTAGAGCTGCGTACTCAGATGCCAACTCAATTTCGAAAACTCTTTCAGTTGACAACATTGTAACCTCTTTTCTGACCATATCACCTTCTGCATCATACGCTGCCGCTAAATCTGAAGATGGTTGGTTGATACCGAAACCATAAGTAATTCCTCTTGGTAGCATAAATAGCGTAGAGAAGTTACCATTGTTTGTAAATGCACTTCCTTCTTCTGATGAGTTGAAGAAAGAAATTTCGAAGATTGATTCCACTCCATGTTCTCCGTTAAAAGAGAAGATATTAGCATAATCAGAATCTAAACGGTACTCACCAGAGTCAATCACTTTTTTAGCCCAAGCTTTTGCATCAGCATAGTTACCTGCATACATATTTACTTTAGCCAAATAAGCTTGTGCAGCACCTTTACTTACACGTCCTAATTCTAGCCCTTCATTACTTTTCACCCAAAGTCCAGCCTCTGCTGCTTCAAGGTCTTCAAGAATAAAAGCATAAGCTACCTCAGGTTCTACTTGAGTCAACTCAGTATCAGGAGTCATTACCGTTCCGTCTACAACCACAATTCTTCCAAAAACTCGAACTAATTGGAAATGATACAACGCACGAAGAAAACGAGCTTCACCTAAAAGTCTTGCTTTCATTGCTGGTGAAGAGAACAAACTCTCATCCATCTTAGAGATACCATCAATAGCTTGATTTGCTTTGTTGATTCCTCTGTAGTTCAAACGCCAAGTATTAAGAATAATACCCGTATCACGTGGAGGAGTGAAAGTTTTTAATTGATCGAAACCACTGTGGTCTCCATCGCTACCACTATATACCGAGTTGTCACTCAAAGCTTCATTAAAAGCCCAGTATCCCCAACCCCAACGGTAATCTTTCAAATCTGAATAAGCTGCAGTAAGAGATGCTAATGCTTTTTCTTCACTATTGAAATAAACATCTGTTGTTTCTTCACCTGGTTTTACAACCTCTAAGAATTCATCACTACAAGATGTTGAGAATAAACTTGCTGCTCCCAAGCCTACTGCAACTATATATTTTTTAAAAAACGTATTCATATTCATTCGTTTTAAAATTCCTCAAAAAAATTACATTTTCAGTTTAAGCCCGAAAGTGAAAGTACGTGCCACTGGATAAGTACCAATGTCAAGACCACTAATACCATTTTCAGGATCAGCACCCGTATAGTCTGTCATAGTCCATAGGTTTTGTGCCGAGAAGTAAAGTTTTGCGGATTGTAACTTAGCTTTGCTCAACAAGCTTGATGGAAGGTTATAAGCAAAAGTTAAGTTTTTCAAACGTAAATACGAACCATCTTCCACATAACGGTCTGAAGTACGGAATGTGTTGTTTACATCATTACCGCTCAAACGTGGAATATCCGTATTTGTGTTTTCAGGAGTCCAAGAGTTCAACAACTCTCTATGTTTGTTTGTAGCATCGAAACGGATCAAGTGAGTTTTCATACCATTGAAAATCTTGTTTCCTTCAGAACCTTGGAAGAAAACTGCAAGCTCAAATCCTTTGTATGAAGCTGAAAGGTTAAGACCATAAGTGAAATCTGGAATTGGTGAACCCAAAAATGTTTTATCATCATCATTTACAACACCGTCACCATTTACATCTACAAATTTCTGATCACCTGGTTGCAGGCCTTCATTTGCTTCTCCTTGCTGTACAGCATAGTTATCAATTTCTTCTTGTGTTTGGAATACACCATCTGTTTTGAAACCGAAGAAGTAACCAATAGGGTATCCAACTTCGTTTCTTGAAGCATTTCCTAAATAATAACCACCTGTAGTCATTGGCTCTCCATCACCAAGAGATGTTACTTCATTTTGGTAAGTCGTAAAGTTACCAGATATGCTATAACGGAAGTCTGAACCAATTTCATCATTCCATTCAGCGCTCAATTCAAAACCTTTGTTATTTACAGAACCTACATTTGATGTTGGTCCACCTTCATAACCATAGTAGTAAGGAATTGGAACACTTAGCAACATATCATTTGTATTCTTATTGTACCATTCAGCAGTTGCTTGTAGACGTCCGTCCAAAGCAGAGATATCAACACCAATGTTAGTAGACTCTGCAGTCTCCCATTGGATAGAAGCATCTCTCATTCCACTTACATAGTACCCTTGGTAACGTTGTTCACCTGCTCCAAATAAGTAACGGTATTGGTTATCTCCATTCATTGTTACTTGGTATGGGTAACGACCTATATTGTTATTACCAATTTGTCCCCAACCAGCTCTCAAACTCAAGTTATCCAACCATTCTTTATCTGCAAGGAAACTTTCTTTTGATAGATCCCAACCTGCTGCAAAAGAAGGGAAATAACTCCACTTGTTTCCTTCTGCAAATCTAGAAGAACCATCTGCACGGAAACTCGCTGTAATTTTGTAACGATCTAAGAACTTGTAGTTGATACGTCCTAGGTAAGATTCCATTCTTAACTCTGAAGCAGAACCAGAAACATTCATACCATCTGTTGCTGCAGAAAGATACCAAAGTGCAGGATCCTCGTTAGGAATATTAGTAGCTGAAGCAGATAACCATTCATCGTCCCATGTTTCAGCTGTATGACCAACTAAAATATCAAAGTTGTGCTCACCTATTGTTTTCTTATAGTTCAAGGTGTTTCTCAATTCAAAGTAAGTGCTTTGAGAAGAACCTCTTGATACCTTGTTG
Above is a window of Sediminitomix flava DNA encoding:
- a CDS encoding SusC/RagA family TonB-linked outer membrane protein, translating into MKSIFLSIFFTLLTLSGWAQERTIKGVVKDTNDELVIGATVALKGEPTVGTVTDFNGNFTLVVTSENPVLVVSYIGYTTQDVVVGNQTQLEVVLEENLKELEEVVVVGYGTQNKKDVTGSVASVNFSDLADQPVARADQAIQGRIAGVQVSSYSGAPGEPLSIRIRGIGTVNSSSPLYIVDGIAVSAIDFVNNDDIASIDILKDASASAIYGSRGANGVVIITTKSAKQGKARVSFNASYGVQEIKNNWDLTSGEEWYSIQKQLNATRPSPLDLSRVDRHQNTDWFDEITRLAAIQEYNLGVSGGNEKLLYTFNTGYFDQLGTINGSYYDRINLKSKVEYKISDRIKAGVNLNIKETERSAPLGGIHSGLVNTAIKIEPNFPVFEDKANGVWGKSNFTDYNNPVAQVEYENYKAKATQLVGSANLDIEIIEGLTLRNQVAMDKTYGNTYDFDPVFYVSENHRNDINKVSRGSSQSTYFELRNTLNYKKTIGEHNFDILVGHTAETWDDEWLSASATNIPNEDPALWYLSAATDGMNVSGSASELRMESYLGRINYKFLDRYKITASFRADGSSRFAEGNKWSYFPSFAAGWDLSKESFLADKEWLDNLSLRAGWGQIGNNNIGRYPYQVTMNGDNQYRYLFGAGEQRYQGYYVSGMRDASIQWETAESTNIGVDISALDGRLQATAEWYNKNTNDMLLSVPIPYYYGYEGGPTSNVGSVNNKGFELSAEWNDEIGSDFRYSISGNFTTYQNEVTSLGDGEPMTTGGYYLGNASRNEVGYPIGYFFGFKTDGVFQTQEEIDNYAVQQGEANEGLQPGDQKFVDVNGDGVVNDDDKTFLGSPIPDFTYGLNLSASYKGFELAVFFQGSEGNKIFNGMKTHLIRFDATNKHRELLNSWTPENTNTDIPRLSGNDVNNTFRTSDRYVEDGSYLRLKNLTFAYNLPSSLLSKAKLQSAKLYFSAQNLWTMTDYTGADPENGISGLDIGTYPVARTFTFGLKLKM